The proteins below are encoded in one region of Desulfuromonadaceae bacterium:
- a CDS encoding U32 family peptidase: MKQPELLVPAGNIEKLRTAINYGADAVYVGGEHFGLRALAGNFSLADLRLARTLTRDAGKRLYLTLNAYLRPSEFPALEAYLTALQPLAIDAYIVSDPGVLATVRRCDPQREIHLSTQANTGNTAAAKFWREAGVSRINLAREATLDDLRAISVDSGVEVEVFVHGAMCVAYSGRCLLSAAMTGRSANAGACAHPCRWKYALVEETRRAESFPIEEDARGTYIMNSRDLCLIDHLPEVLNAGATSLKIEGRMKSVYYVAVVSRVYRAALDAWLADPAAYRCNPLWRQELEKVSHRPYDSGFLFGQDDPLIEPQRSGYLRSTDFIGMVESVSADGRALVIGRNRFFPGEQLELIGPALRQFRFTVATLHSEEGMVLTVGQPNARIVMTLPPGARSGDMLRRDH; the protein is encoded by the coding sequence ATGAAACAACCGGAGCTGTTGGTTCCCGCCGGGAATATCGAAAAATTACGTACAGCAATCAATTACGGAGCAGATGCTGTTTATGTCGGTGGCGAGCATTTCGGGTTGCGGGCGTTAGCCGGCAACTTCAGCCTGGCCGATTTGCGCCTTGCCCGCACGCTGACGCGGGACGCCGGGAAGCGGTTGTATCTGACCTTGAATGCCTATTTGCGCCCCTCAGAATTCCCGGCGCTGGAAGCGTATCTGACGGCATTGCAGCCGTTGGCGATTGATGCCTATATTGTCTCTGATCCGGGGGTGCTGGCGACGGTGCGACGCTGCGATCCGCAGCGGGAGATCCATCTTTCTACCCAGGCCAACACGGGGAACACCGCCGCTGCCAAATTCTGGCGGGAGGCAGGGGTGTCGCGCATCAATCTGGCTCGTGAAGCGACCCTTGACGACCTGCGGGCGATCAGCGTCGATTCCGGAGTTGAGGTCGAAGTGTTTGTCCATGGCGCGATGTGCGTTGCTTATTCGGGGCGCTGTCTCCTCTCGGCGGCGATGACCGGACGCAGCGCCAATGCCGGAGCGTGCGCCCACCCGTGTCGCTGGAAATATGCGCTGGTCGAGGAAACGCGCCGCGCTGAAAGTTTTCCGATCGAAGAGGATGCGCGCGGTACCTACATCATGAACAGTCGCGATCTTTGCCTGATCGACCATCTGCCAGAAGTGCTGAACGCCGGTGCGACCAGCCTGAAGATTGAAGGGCGGATGAAAAGTGTTTATTACGTGGCGGTTGTCTCGCGCGTGTATCGCGCCGCCCTCGATGCCTGGCTGGCTGATCCCGCCGCCTATCGCTGCAACCCTCTCTGGCGGCAGGAGCTGGAAAAAGTCAGTCATCGCCCCTATGACAGCGGATTTTTGTTCGGCCAGGATGACCCTTTGATTGAACCGCAGCGCTCCGGTTATTTACGCAGCACTGATTTTATCGGCATGGTTGAATCGGTCAGTGCCGATGGTCGTGCGCTGGTGATCGGCCGGAATCGCTTTTTCCCTGGCGAACAGCTCGAATTGATCGGCCCGGCGCTGCGCCAGTTCCGCTTCACGGTCGCGACACTCCACAGTGAAGAGGGGATGGTACTGACTGTCGGGCAGCCGAATGCGCGCATCGTGATGACGCTGCCGCCTGGTGCCCGATCGGGAGATATGTTGCGCAGAGATCACTGA
- the groES gene encoding co-chaperone GroES — MNIRPLQDRIIVKRLEEETKTAGGIIIPDAAKEKPQMGEVLAAGKGKVTEAGKVLGLDVKVGDKVLFSKYAGTEVKLDGKEYLIMREDDILGVVE, encoded by the coding sequence ATGAACATCAGACCGTTGCAGGACCGTATCATTGTCAAGCGCCTCGAAGAAGAAACCAAAACCGCCGGGGGAATCATCATCCCCGATGCTGCTAAAGAAAAACCGCAGATGGGCGAAGTTCTCGCTGCCGGAAAGGGCAAAGTGACGGAGGCAGGAAAAGTTCTCGGTCTCGACGTCAAGGTCGGCGACAAAGTGCTGTTCAGCAAGTACGCCGGCACTGAAGTCAAGCTTGACGGGAAAGAATACCTGATCATGCGCGAAGACGACATTCTGGGTGTTGTCGAATAA
- the groL gene encoding chaperonin GroEL (60 kDa chaperone family; promotes refolding of misfolded polypeptides especially under stressful conditions; forms two stacked rings of heptamers to form a barrel-shaped 14mer; ends can be capped by GroES; misfolded proteins enter the barrel where they are refolded when GroES binds), with protein MAAKEIKFGQEARFLTLTGVNKLADAVKVTLGPKGRNVVIEKSYGAPLITKDGVTVAKEIELENKFENMGAQLVKEVASKTSDIAGDGTTTATVLAQAIFREGIKLVSAGHNPMEIKRGIDKAVTAAVASLEKLSKPVKDHKEIAQVGTISANNDDTIGNIIAEAMDKVGKEGVITVEEAKSMETSLETVEGMQFDRGYLSPYFATDMERMETVMEDALILIHDKKISSMKDLLGVLEPVAKQGRSLLIVAEDVDGEALATLVVNKLRGTLNIAAVKAPGFGDRRKAMLEDIAVLTGGKVIAEEVGFTLENATLDMLGTAKRIVINKDNTTIIDGAGVEAEIEGRVKQIRAQIDETSSDYDREKLQERLAKLVGGVAVIKIGAATETEMKEKKARVEDALHATRAAVEEGIVPGGGVALIRAIAALDSVKVIGEQEFGVKIVRRALEEPLRQIAINAGVEGSIAIDRVTKEKGSFGFNAATDEYCDMIKAGIIDPTKVTRSALQNAASVAGLMLTTEACIADLPQKDDAMPAMPGGMGGMGGMGGMM; from the coding sequence ATGGCTGCCAAAGAAATTAAATTCGGACAAGAAGCTCGTTTCCTGACCCTGACCGGGGTCAACAAACTCGCCGATGCGGTTAAAGTTACCCTCGGTCCCAAGGGGCGTAACGTCGTGATTGAAAAATCGTACGGTGCACCACTGATTACCAAGGACGGCGTCACCGTTGCCAAGGAAATCGAACTCGAAAACAAATTCGAGAACATGGGTGCGCAACTGGTCAAGGAAGTCGCTTCGAAGACTTCTGATATCGCCGGTGACGGAACCACCACCGCGACCGTTCTCGCTCAGGCAATCTTCCGTGAAGGGATCAAGCTGGTTTCCGCCGGTCATAACCCGATGGAAATCAAGCGCGGTATCGACAAAGCCGTAACCGCCGCCGTTGCTTCCTTGGAGAAACTCTCCAAGCCGGTGAAAGATCACAAGGAAATTGCTCAGGTCGGCACCATCTCGGCCAACAATGACGATACGATCGGCAATATCATTGCCGAGGCGATGGACAAGGTTGGCAAAGAAGGGGTTATCACCGTCGAGGAAGCCAAGTCGATGGAAACCTCTCTCGAAACTGTCGAAGGGATGCAGTTTGATCGCGGCTATCTGTCGCCGTACTTCGCGACCGACATGGAGCGCATGGAAACGGTCATGGAGGATGCACTGATCCTGATCCACGACAAGAAGATCAGCAGCATGAAAGATCTGCTCGGCGTGCTGGAGCCGGTGGCCAAGCAAGGGCGTTCACTGCTGATTGTTGCTGAAGATGTTGACGGCGAAGCGCTGGCCACCCTGGTGGTCAACAAATTGCGTGGCACCCTCAATATTGCTGCGGTCAAAGCGCCTGGTTTTGGCGACCGTCGCAAGGCGATGCTCGAAGATATCGCGGTCCTCACCGGTGGCAAGGTGATCGCCGAGGAAGTTGGTTTTACCCTCGAAAACGCTACCCTCGATATGCTCGGCACCGCCAAGCGGATCGTGATCAACAAAGACAATACCACCATCATTGACGGTGCCGGTGTCGAAGCTGAGATCGAAGGACGCGTCAAGCAGATTCGCGCCCAGATCGACGAAACCAGCAGCGACTATGACCGTGAGAAGCTTCAGGAGCGTCTTGCCAAACTGGTCGGCGGCGTTGCTGTCATCAAGATTGGCGCTGCGACCGAGACCGAAATGAAAGAAAAGAAAGCGCGCGTCGAAGATGCGCTGCACGCCACCCGCGCGGCGGTTGAAGAGGGCATTGTCCCTGGCGGCGGAGTTGCCCTGATTCGTGCCATTGCAGCGCTTGACTCCGTCAAGGTGATCGGTGAGCAGGAGTTCGGTGTCAAGATCGTACGCCGTGCGCTCGAAGAGCCGTTGCGTCAGATTGCGATCAACGCCGGAGTTGAAGGTTCGATCGCCATCGACCGCGTGACTAAAGAAAAAGGTTCTTTCGGCTTCAACGCGGCCACTGACGAGTATTGCGACATGATCAAGGCCGGGATCATCGACCCGACCAAGGTTACCCGCAGTGCGCTGCAAAACGCCGCATCGGTGGCTGGTCTGATGTTGACCACCGAAGCGTGCATCGCCGATCTGCCGCAGAAGGACGACGCAATGCCGGCAATGCCAGGTGGGATGGGCGGCATGGGTGGTATGGGCGGCATGATGTAA